The following proteins come from a genomic window of Balearica regulorum gibbericeps isolate bBalReg1 chromosome 9, bBalReg1.pri, whole genome shotgun sequence:
- the PTX3 gene encoding pentraxin-related protein PTX3 — translation MLPQEIFSLLTLFCVFRASVSVLDENDDYDLMYVNLDNEIEGPVLGTEETVSCDCQREHTEWDKLFIMLENSQMKENMMLQVMDEILKVDLQTLKAEMSQLTTNLATAVEKVTSNVVSQIEQALKRNSDQAEEARRLHDSEQGKVLEHVLLLSHNMSGRLGQLESAWLRRSEVEAQETAFQQDKFSPTRGDSLILNSLWKELQQTRAELKASQKWAAQHLLPAGCEIAILFPMRSKKIFGSVHPTAGMALRSFTACIWIKVTEALDKTIVFSYGTKLNPYEIQLYLSRESAVLVVGGAQHKLAVKNVVVPGKWIHLCGAWSSKNGSASLWVKGELAATASDIADAHTIPDGGILQIGQEKNGCCVGGGFDEALAFSGKLTGFNMWDRVLSAKEIAAQSGEDACSTRGNIIGWGVTEVLPYGGAQYVS, via the exons ATGCTGCcccaagaaatattttctctgcttacgctgttctgtgttttcagggcttctgtttctgttctggATGAAAATGATGACTATGATCTCATGTATGTCAATCTGGATAATGAAATTGAAGGTCCAGTTCTTGGTACTGAGGAAA CTGTTTCGTGCGACTGCCAGCGAGAGCACACTGAATGGGACAAGCTCTTCATCATGCTCGAGAACTCGCAGATGAAAGAGAACATGATGCTGCAGGTGATGGATGAGATCCTGAAGGTGGACCTGCAGACCCTGAAAGCAGAGATGAGCCAGCTCACCACTAACCTCGCCACTGCAGTCGAGAAAGTCACCTCAAACGTTGTGTCACAGATAGAGCAGGCGCTCAAGAGGAACAGTGACCAAGCTGAAGAAGCCAGGAGGCTTCACGACTCTGAGCAAGGAAAGGTTCTCGAGCACGTTCTGCTGCTGAGCCACAACATGTCCGGCAGGCTCGGCCAGCTGGAGAGCGCTTGGCTGAGGAGGTCTGAGGTGGAGGCTCAGGAGACAGCTTTTCAGCAGGATAAATTCAGTCCCACCAGAGGAGACAGTCTCATTTTGAACTCCCTGTGGAAAGAGCTACAGCAAACCAGAGCCGAACTGAAGGCATCGCAGAAATGGGCAGCTCAGCACTTACTGCCAGCAG GGTGTGAAATAGCAATTCTGTTCCCCATGCGTTCGAAAAAGATATTTGGGAGCGTTCACCCGACTGCTGGAATGGCCCTTCGCTCCTTTACTGCTTGTATCTGGATCAAGGTAACTGAGGCTTTGGACAAAACTATTGTCTTCTCCTATGGAACCAAGTTAAATCCATATGAAATCCAGCTTTATCTCAGCCGGGAGTCTGCAGTGCTTGTTGTTGGTGGTGCCCAGCACAAGTTAGCTGTGAAAAATGTAGTTGTTCCTGGGAAGTGGATCCATCTCTGCGGTGCGTGGAGCTCCAAGAATGGATCTGCATCCCTGTGGGTGAAGGGAGAGCTTGCAGCCACCGCCTCAGACATTGCTGATGCTCACACCATTCCAGACGGAGGGATTTTGCAGATCGGTCAAGAAAAGAACGGCTGCTGCGTTGGAGGTGGATTTGACGAAGCTTTAGCCTTCTCCGGAAAATTAACTGGCTTTAACATGTGGGACAGAGTGCTCAGCGCCAAGGAGATAGCAGCACAGAGCGGAGAAGATGCGTGCAGTACCAGGGGCAACATCATCGGGTGGGGAGTCACGGAAGTTTTGCCGTATGGAGGAGCCCAGTATGTTTCTTAA